From Rhododendron vialii isolate Sample 1 chromosome 10a, ASM3025357v1, the proteins below share one genomic window:
- the LOC131304149 gene encoding F-box/kelch-repeat protein At3g27150 isoform X1, giving the protein MVKGKERENREESEGFNRCFCCMSKNGGLGRDLPPEKVKISKTKSRSDQNWLGLSSVSSWVYGPSSMEPQDADYTDIPSLNYELETLIFARMPQSEHWKLCILNKRYLSLLKSGELFRIRREIGIKEPSVFMGTIGENSWWEFDGEFKTKRKLPIFQTDISFFCGDKESFSAGTHLLVSGKELNGLVIWRYELAMNRWHKGPSMISPRCLFASATCGTFAFVAGGVGKEPNGEVFDTAEKYNPESISWDPLPRMKKRRKFCSGCYMDNKFYVIGGRNEDGELTCGEFFDEVRNRWVLIPNMLKDNPVLSSHSPPLVAVVNNELYSLEASSNQLKVYLKSSNTWKQLGLVPVRADFNRGWGIAFKSLGNELLVIGSSSVSRAGNSKAIYTCCPDPDANELEWKLANRNISQFILNCAVMVA; this is encoded by the coding sequence ATGGTcaagggaaaagagagagaaaatagggAAGAAAGCGAGGGTTTCAACAGGTGTTTCTGCTGTATGAGCAAAAATGGTGGTCTTGGTAGGGATTTGCCACCAGAAAAGGTGAAGATTTCCAAAACTAAAAGCAGATCAGACCAGAACTGGCTTGGACTTTCTTCCGTTAGTAGCTGGGTTTATGGTCCATCAAGTATGGAACCTCAGGATGCAGATTACACAGATATTCCATCGCTTAATTATGAACTAGAGACCCTTATCTTTGCTCGAATGCCCCAGTCAGAGCACTGGAAACTATGCATTTTGAACAAGAGGTATTTATCTCTTTTGAAGAGTGGAGAGCTATTTAGGATTAGGAGAGAGATCGGAATCAAGGAACCATCTGTTTTCATGGGAACCATAGGGGAGAACAGTTGGTGGGAATTCGATGGCGAATTCAAGACTAAGAGAAAACTGCCGATTTTCCAAACagatatttctttcttttgtggaGATAAAGAGTCCTTTTCTGCAGGAACCCATCTGCTTGTTTCTGGCAAAGAACTCAATGGTCTTGTCATTTGGAGATATGAACTGGCTATGAACAGATGGCACAAGGGTCCTTCTATGATTAGCCCACGGTGCTTGTTTGCCTCTGCCACGTGTGGCACCTTTGCATTTGTAGCCGGTGGAGTTGGAAAGGAGCCGAATGGTGAAGTGTTTGATACTGCTGAGAAATATAATCCGGAGAGTATTTCATGGGACCCCCTCCCGAGgatgaagaagaggaggaaatttTGCTCTGGGTGCTACATGGACAATAAGTTCTACGTGATTGGAGGGAGAAACGAGGACGGTGAGCTCACGTGTGGGGAATTTTTCGATGAGGTTAGAAACAGATGGGTACTGATTCCCAACATGTTGAAAGATAATCCAGTTCTGAGTAGCCATTCGCCTCCTCTTGTTGCAGTTGTGAATAACGAGCTTTACTCTCTTGAAGCCTCTTCCAATCAGCTGAAGGTGTATTTGAAGAGCAGTAATACTTGGAAGCAGTTGGGTTTAGTTCCGGTGAGAGCTGATTTCAATAGAGGTTGGGGTATTGCATTTAAGTCTTTGGGGAATGAGTTGCTTGTGATAGGCTCATCTTCTGTCTCTAGAGCTGGGAATTCTAAGGCTATCTACACCTGCTGCCCTGATCCTGATGCCAATGAATTGGAATGGAAACTTGCTAACAGAAACATAAGTCAGTTCATTCTCAATTGTGCTGTCATGGTAGCTTAG
- the LOC131304149 gene encoding F-box/kelch-repeat protein At3g27150 isoform X2: MVKGKERENREESEGFNRDLPPEKVKISKTKSRSDQNWLGLSSVSSWVYGPSSMEPQDADYTDIPSLNYELETLIFARMPQSEHWKLCILNKRYLSLLKSGELFRIRREIGIKEPSVFMGTIGENSWWEFDGEFKTKRKLPIFQTDISFFCGDKESFSAGTHLLVSGKELNGLVIWRYELAMNRWHKGPSMISPRCLFASATCGTFAFVAGGVGKEPNGEVFDTAEKYNPESISWDPLPRMKKRRKFCSGCYMDNKFYVIGGRNEDGELTCGEFFDEVRNRWVLIPNMLKDNPVLSSHSPPLVAVVNNELYSLEASSNQLKVYLKSSNTWKQLGLVPVRADFNRGWGIAFKSLGNELLVIGSSSVSRAGNSKAIYTCCPDPDANELEWKLANRNISQFILNCAVMVA, encoded by the exons ATGGTcaagggaaaagagagagaaaatagggAAGAAAGCGAGGGTTTCAACAG GGATTTGCCACCAGAAAAGGTGAAGATTTCCAAAACTAAAAGCAGATCAGACCAGAACTGGCTTGGACTTTCTTCCGTTAGTAGCTGGGTTTATGGTCCATCAAGTATGGAACCTCAGGATGCAGATTACACAGATATTCCATCGCTTAATTATGAACTAGAGACCCTTATCTTTGCTCGAATGCCCCAGTCAGAGCACTGGAAACTATGCATTTTGAACAAGAGGTATTTATCTCTTTTGAAGAGTGGAGAGCTATTTAGGATTAGGAGAGAGATCGGAATCAAGGAACCATCTGTTTTCATGGGAACCATAGGGGAGAACAGTTGGTGGGAATTCGATGGCGAATTCAAGACTAAGAGAAAACTGCCGATTTTCCAAACagatatttctttcttttgtggaGATAAAGAGTCCTTTTCTGCAGGAACCCATCTGCTTGTTTCTGGCAAAGAACTCAATGGTCTTGTCATTTGGAGATATGAACTGGCTATGAACAGATGGCACAAGGGTCCTTCTATGATTAGCCCACGGTGCTTGTTTGCCTCTGCCACGTGTGGCACCTTTGCATTTGTAGCCGGTGGAGTTGGAAAGGAGCCGAATGGTGAAGTGTTTGATACTGCTGAGAAATATAATCCGGAGAGTATTTCATGGGACCCCCTCCCGAGgatgaagaagaggaggaaatttTGCTCTGGGTGCTACATGGACAATAAGTTCTACGTGATTGGAGGGAGAAACGAGGACGGTGAGCTCACGTGTGGGGAATTTTTCGATGAGGTTAGAAACAGATGGGTACTGATTCCCAACATGTTGAAAGATAATCCAGTTCTGAGTAGCCATTCGCCTCCTCTTGTTGCAGTTGTGAATAACGAGCTTTACTCTCTTGAAGCCTCTTCCAATCAGCTGAAGGTGTATTTGAAGAGCAGTAATACTTGGAAGCAGTTGGGTTTAGTTCCGGTGAGAGCTGATTTCAATAGAGGTTGGGGTATTGCATTTAAGTCTTTGGGGAATGAGTTGCTTGTGATAGGCTCATCTTCTGTCTCTAGAGCTGGGAATTCTAAGGCTATCTACACCTGCTGCCCTGATCCTGATGCCAATGAATTGGAATGGAAACTTGCTAACAGAAACATAAGTCAGTTCATTCTCAATTGTGCTGTCATGGTAGCTTAG
- the LOC131304032 gene encoding F-box/kelch-repeat protein At3g27150-like: MVKGKERENGEGSEGIDEYCYRMSKNGVQDTDSPPQKMRISKTNENWLGLPSTNSRVSGPSNVEPQDADYTYIPSLNLELQSLILARMPRSEYWKLCFVNRRYLSILKSGELFKIRREIGIKEPSLFLGALGENSWWEFDHEFKTKRKLPIFQTDISFLNGDRESFSAGTHLLVSGKELDGLVVWRYELAMNRWYKGPSMISPRCLFASATCGTFAFIAGGIGKEPNSEVYDTAEKYNPESKSWDPLPRMNKRRQLCAGCYMDDRFYVIGGRNKDGELMCGEFFDEVQNKWVLIPDMWKDDPVLSSHSPPLVAIVNNALYSLEASSNQLKVYEKSSNTWKPLGLVPVRADISRGWSVGFKSLGDELLVRGLAASVSGAWNRVAYSCCPDPDAGELKWNLLHDRKISQVTQFIINSCVMVA; encoded by the coding sequence ATGGTcaagggaaaagagagagaaaatggggaAGGGAGTGAGGGTATCGATGAATATTGCTACCGTATGAGCAAAAATGGTGTCCAAGATACGGATTCGCCACCTCAAAAGATGAGGATTTCCAAAACTAATGAGAACTGGCTTGGACTTCCTTCCACAAACAGCAGGGTTAGTGGTCCATCAAATGTAGAACCCCAGGATGCAGATTACACGTACATTCCCTCACTGAATTTGGAATTACAGAGCCTGATCTTGGCTCGAATGCCCCGGTCAGAATACTGGAAATTATGCTTTGTGAACCGGAGGTATTTATCTATTTTGAAGAGTGGCGAGCTATTCAAGATTAGGAGAGAGATCGGAATCAAGGAACCTTCTCTTTTCTTGGGAGCCTTAGGGGAGAACAGTTGGTGGGAATTCGATCACGAATTCAAGACCAAGAGAAAACTGCCGATTTTCCAAACAGATATTTCTTTCCTTAATGGAGATAGAGAGTCGTTTTCTGCAGGAACCCATCTGCTTGTTTCAGGCAAAGAATTGGATGGTCTTGTCGTTTGGAGATATGAATTGGCTATGAACAGATGGTATAAGGGTCCTTCTATGATAAGCCCAAGGTGCTTGTTTGCCTCTGCCACATGTGGCACCTTCGCTTTTATAGCAGGTGGAATTGGAAAGGAGCCAAACAGTGAAGTCTACGATACTGCTGAGAAATATAATCCAGAGAGTAAATCGTGGGACCCCCTTCCGCGGATGAATAAGAGGAGGCAGCTTTGCGCTGGGTGTTACATGGACGATAGGTTCTACGTGATTGGAGGGAGAAACAAGGACGGTGAGCTCATGTGTGGGGAATTTTTCGACGAGGTTCAAAACAAATGGGTACTGATTCCGGATATGTGGAAAGATGATCCGGTTCTGAGTAGCCATTCGCCTCCTCTTGTGGCCATTGTGAATAACGCTCTTTACTCGCTTGAAGCTTCATCCAATCAGCTGAAGGTATATGAGAAGAGTAGTAATACTTGGAAGCCGTTGGGTTTAGTCCCGGTGAGAGCTGATATCAGTAGAGGTTGGAGTGTTGGGTTTAAATCTTTGGGGGATGAATTGCTTGTGAGGGGCTTAGCTGCTTCTGTTTCTGGTGCTTGGAATCGTGTAGCTTACAGTTGCTGCCCTGATCCTGATGCTGGGGAGTTGAAGTGGAACCTTCTTCATGACAGAAAGATAAGTCAGGTGACTCAGTTCATTATCAACAGTTGTGTCATGGTAGCTTAA